From the Methanobacterium sp. BAmetb5 genome, the window ACCTCAAATCTGTTTCTAAAACACTTGAAGAAAGATTTTTAGGAATTACAAAATCACAGGAGGTTGTAATATGATAAATTTGCTTCAATCCGAGTATAAGAAGTATAAAAACACTTATATCTACAGTTTAGGGCTTTTAGGGATGATATCCCCGGTAATCCTCATTGCCATCGGCACTTTCATGGTAAGGGATGACCTGATTGCACAGGGAATTTATACCTGGCACTCCTTTTACGGAAGGCTGGTAGCATTTTTTGTGTATTTAATTGGGCCGCTGCTTACTTCATTCATTGCAATAAGTGCGGTTACCCACGAGTATCAATCCCACACCATGGGCAATATATTAACTACTCCCTATTCTCGGTTAAAAATCATTTTGGGGAAATTAGGATATGTATCTCTTCTGGTAATGGGATTTTATGTTTGTGTAGCATTAACCAACATTCTCTGTGCTATTATTCTGGGCTTCACAATAACCAGCACCGAATTAATAGATCACACCAGTTATTTGTTGCTAGCAGGGGTAACCACCCTGGTAATTGTGCCACTGGCACTGCTCTTAACCGTAGTATTCCGGAGTTTCATTCCCCCAATGATAATTTCCGTGGCAGGGACTATACCCAATTTTGCGGTTTATCACTGGGATAAGTGTTATTTATCACCCTGGGGTGTTCCGGAAGTAATAGTATTAAAAGCAGCAGGATACTTAAATAACATAGATACGGTCTATCCACTGACCTCTATTTTAGTATATGCGGGTTTGTTTATCACTGCTCTTTTAATCTACTTCCACTATTCGGACCAGTATTAAAGAGAGGCTTATTTTTTAGCCTCTCAAATATCCAAAGGCACAGGTCAAACATAAATCAGATAACCTTAATATAACTCTAATAAGATATAAATAAAATTAGGGTTTTTTAGAGAGGTTAACATGAGAAGGATGCTATGGTATTTGATTGCAGGCACCAGGGGCGGTGTTAATCGGGCAAAAATCATAAATTTCCTGAACCAGAGGCCCTACAATGTTAACCAGCTGGCTGAGATGCTGGATGTCGACTATAAAACTATAAGGTACCATATTGATGTTCTGGAAGAAAATGAGATAGTTACACCCGCTGGGGAGAAATATGGGACCATGTACTTTTTAACCAGTAAAATGGAAGACAACTATCCGACTTTCCTGGAGATCTGGGAAGAAGTGGTGGATAAATAACTTCAAGAAAATTGATGAGAAATAATATAATAAGAGGGTAGAAAAATGGCAGTGGATATCACTACAGAGCTATGGACATTTTACATTGCAGCCATTATTGGAATAGGTAACATGGCTCTATTATTAGGATTATCTTACATCTACTGGCGGAACTATGGGGAAATAAAATCAAAATTCAACCTGGGCCTGGTATTTTTTGCCTTGTTCCTCCTGTTGCAGAGTGTATTCCTAACGTTGAGCATACTATTCCACGGAGGATTTGCCAGGGGATCAGGACTCTTAGTGGCAATAAATAACCTAATACTGTTTATTGCTCTTTCCATTCTCCTTAAGGTTACCTGGTAGTTACGGGTTAGTATGAAAAGGATGGATATGATGGAAATTAAATATAAAAAGATCAAGGACTTCACGGAAAAAGAACTACAAGATCTTTTCCTTTCGGTGAATTGGGACTCGGGGAATTACCCGGATAAACTAAAAAAGGCCATCAGGAACTCCCACTGTGTATACTCCGCCTGGGCCTATGATGAAGATCGTGGTCAAGAAATACTGGTGGGCTTAATCAACTCATTATCTGACGGAGTAATGACGGTTTACTTCCATTACTTACTGGTAAGACCAGAATATCAGGGAGAGGGCATAGGTAAAAAACTGGTTGAGCTAATGCTGGAAGAATACCAAGACATGGCTCGTATTGCAGTTATTGCCTATGACCGTGAAGTTGATTTCTACGAAAAATGCGGTTTTAAGCTGGGAGAAGGTAAAAGTCCCATGTTTGTAACTTATCTCAAGACATAACCAGTTAAATACAATAGGGGGAATGATTTATGGAAATTTCAGTTATCCTGGCCCATCCTTACCCTGAAAGCTTCAACCATGCTATTTACCAGACCGTGCTGGAAACCCTGAAGAAAAATGGGCATCAAATCCAGGCCCACAACCTGTATGAAGAGGGCTTCAACCCCCTTCTGGAGGGATCGGAACTAGCCACTGGAGAAACATCTGATCCCCTGGTGTTACAGCACCGTCAGGAGATAAAAAAGGCTCAAGGAATCGTTATCATACATCCCAACTGGTGGGGTCAACCCCCGGCGATACTGAAGGGATGGACTGACCGGGTCCTCCGATCAGGGGTGGCCTACCAGTTTGCCGAAGATGATGATGGTTCAGGAGTACCGGAAGGATTACTGGTGGCCGAGGCCGCCCTGGTATTCAACACCTCCAACACACCGGAAGAAAGGGAGCTACAGGTCTTTGGCGACCCACTGGAACGCATCTGGAAGGACTGTGTTTTTGATTTCTGCGGGATAAAGAATTATTACCGTAAAATGTTCCGTGTAGTTGCCAGCAGTACCTTTGATGAACGTAGACAATGGTTAGAAGAAGTTGAAGGAACCATCAACTGTTATTTCCCGGAAGATTGATAATTATCGTAGTCCCATTAAAAATAAGTACTTATATTAATATTTAGGATATAAGTCTCTAGGGGTGAAATATTGAATAAAAGCAAGTTATTAAAGGATTTGATCCGGGATAAAGAAACTCTCATAATGCCCAATGCCTTCGACCCTATTAGCGCCCGAATGATTGAAAATTCAGGGTTTAAAGCAGTGCCGTGTTCTGGTTACAGTTTTTCCATCCGGGCAGGTTATTCCAAGGAGAGTGAAGTTACCCTGGAGGATAACCGGGAATGGACCCGCCAGATAGTAGATGCCGTGGATGTTCCGGTGATGGCCGATGCCGAAGATGGGTATGGGGGCCCTGAAACGATTCCAGAAACTGTAAGCCGTTTCATGGAAACCGGAGTGGCGGGTATGAACCTGGAAGACCAGGTACTGGGAAAAACCGGACCAATGGAAATTATAGATACAGAAATCATGGTTGAAAAGATCATGCTTGCCCGGGAAACAGCTAAATCTGAGGGAAACCCGAACCTGGTTATAAATGGCCGAACAGATGCCCTTAAATCTACTCCTGATAGGGAAGAAGCTTTGAACATAGCCATTGAACGTGCTAACGCTTATCTGGGTGCCGGGGCTACCCTGGCCTTTGTGGTATACACGGCCACCCTGGAAGAAGTCCAGACCATTACCCGGGAAGTCAAGGGCCCGGTGACCATAGCTGCAGGAATGCCCTACAACCTGCACAACTTTGGCATCCATGATCTTGAAAAATGTGGTGTGGCCCGTATCAGCTTGCCCAGTTTACTGATGTATGCCAGTCTAAAAGGCATGGAAAGGGCTCTTAACCAGGTTAAAAGGGATGAAATGGAAAAATTCATGGATAATGGGCATCTATATTCAGTTGAAGATCTAGGTAACTTGTTACATTATGAATAAATTTTCAGGGGTATAAATGACTTTATATGACTTATATGGATATAATCGCGTCTAAAATGGTTAAGGCAATTGGAGGGGTTTGAAATGATACCGTTGGTTATACTTTACAATGCAGTGAGTCTGGACGGGAAAATAACTGGCTTTGATGCCGATGTGGAACTTTACTATGAGCTGGCTTCTAAGTGGGATGTGGATGCAGTCTTAATGGGCAGTAACACGGTACTGGCCGGATTTGGTGTTAAAGTTGGTCAAACAGTTCCTGAATCTAAGGATGCCTTCCAACCACGGGAAAAAGATCCCGATGATAAGAGACCCCTACTGGTTGTTCCCGATAGCAGAGGACAGATACGTGTCTGGAGTGAAATTCTTAAAATGCCCTACATCAACGATGTCCTGGTGTTGTGCAGCCGTTCCACTCCTCGTGAGTATCTGGACTTCCTGGATGAACGGTACATTGATTACTTGGTGGTGGGATACCAGCAGGTGGACCTGGAAAATGCCCTGGAAGAGTTAAACACTAAATTTGGGGTTAAACGGGTAAGGGTGGATAGTGGTGGTGTTCTTAACGGAATTTTACTCCGCCAGGGACTGGCCGATGAAATACACCTCCTGATCCACCCGGAACTGGTGGGTGGAACCACGCCCAATTCCATTTTCCAGACCCATGACACAGACGAGGATGAAGAGCCGATAAAACTGTATCTGGATGGAATGGAAAAAATTAAGGATGATATTATTTATTTAAGGTACAGGGTCCTTAATGGAATGTTGAAATAAGTGGGGAGTTATATATTTAGTATGAGGAGTAATAATGCTAATTTAATACAAAAAGATGATTTAAAAGAATATACGCTATCTTCTCAATGGGTAGACTATGAAAATCCTGAAATACAGGAAAAGGCCCGGGAACTGTCCCTGGATCAAGATGGGCTGGAACTGGTGGAAAACATTTACCACTTTGTAAGGGATGAGATAGACCATTCTATGGATGCCGGGCAGGATATGGTAACGTTCAAGGCGTCTGAAGTATTAAAAGAAGGTCACGGAATATGTTTTGCCAAATCCAACTTATTAACTGCTCTTTTAAGGTTTGCTGGAGTTCCCACTGGGTTTTGCTACCAAAGATTGGTTCATGAAGACGGATTTCTGGTTCATGGTCTAAATGCAGCTTATATAATGGGTAAATGGGTTCGAATGGATGCTAGGGGAAACTATCAGGGTATTGATGCTCAGTTTTCCATGGATGAAGAGAAATTAGCTTTCTCTATCCAGGACGAGGGAGAAAAGGACTATCCCTACATTTATAGCCGTCCGGATAGTAGGGTTACCGATGCACTGTTTCACTCCGAAAATGTTGAAGAGGCCTACCAAAATATTCCAACATCCCTGACTTATTAGCAACTCAATTTCTTAACCTAATCCCACTTTAATGTACAAAGATGTCCTATAAAGTTTTAAATAGTACTCTCATTTTAAATATTATCCGGTATACTGAGTTTAGTTAACTCATTTTTTTAGATTTATTTTACATCGGTTTATTGGGGTAAAAAAATGCGAGATGATTATGTTCACGGATATTCAGAAAGAGAAGCAATCAGACTGGTTGATCAGGCCAAAACACTGTCCACTCTAATGCATCATGATACTGTTTACTCTGCCGGGAGTTTGGTCCTGGAGGCCGGTTGTGGGGTAGGGGCTCAGACCATAACCCTGGCCCGAAACAGTCCCCAGGCGAAGATAACTTCACTGGACATATCAGAACCATCCCTAAATCATGCCCGGGCATTGATCAATAAAGAGGGGCTTTCTAATGTCGATTTCCAAATTGGAGACATTATGAATCTGCCCTTTGAGGATGAAACTTTTGACCATGTGTTTATTTGCTTTGTTTTAGAGCATCTCCCTGACCCCGTGGGGGCGTTATTAAGTCTCAAGAGAGTTCTCAAAAAAGGGGGCTCCATCACAGTTATTGAGGGCGACCACGGGTCCTGTTACTTCTACCCTGAAACTGAAGAGGCTGTAAAGGCATGGCAATGTCTGATTGAAGTTCAAACAGGCCTGAAATGCAATCCACTAATGGGCCGGGAAATCTACCCCTTGTTAACTGAAGCTGGGTTTAAAAACATCAAAGTAGACCCCCGGGTAGTTTATGTGGACTCAAGCAAGCCAGAACTGGTAGATGGCTTCATCAAAAAGACTATAATTGCCATGGTGGAGGGTGTCAAAGACCAGGCCATTGAATCTGGCTTGATAGATCTCAAAACATGGGAAAAGGGTATTAATGATTTGCACCAGTCCGCAAAACCATCAGGGACCTTTTTCTATAATTTTTTCAAGGGATTGGCTACCAAATAAAAGTTAATTAGAGTTTTAAAATATAGAGAGAAGAACTCACCCCTAACTTGAATTTGGTTCATCTTTAAAAAATAAATGAAAATAGGAAAGGATAACTCTTAATAGTAGGGATTAATCGCAATCTAAAGGCGATAAAATGAGTAAATTCGAAAAATCAGAATGGGCAGAAGAGGGACACGCCAAACAGTTCCTTGAAAATGCAGATATTTACATACTGGAAAGACAAAGGTTATTTGAAATCTTAAAATCATTCTACAGATATTTCTTAAGAAATAAGATCAATAAAAGGCCGATTAAACTATTAGATTTAGGTTGTGGTGATGGTGCACTTACCAGGGAAATATTGAAGGAAGACCCTGAAATAGAGGCAACTTTAGTTGATGGATCAGCAGAAATGCTCAAAAATGCCAAAGAACATCTGGAATCTCACCCTAACTTTATCTTCATTGAGAAAACTTTCCAGGAGTTACTGGAAGATGAATCAAGAGGTAATGATATAATAGGCGATGGATTTGATTTTGTTGTATCTTCCCTGGCCATTCATCACCTGCACACTGAAGAAAAGAAATCTCTATTCAGCTACATATATGGTCATTTAAATTTTGGTGGATTCTTTTTAAATATAGAAACAGTAAAAGCCCCTGAAGATGAACTGGAAAGTTGGTATCGTGTATTATGGGGGGAATGGATACGGGAAAACCAGGAAAACATGGATAGTCCAGCCAATTTTGAGTATCTGCCAGAAAAGTACAAGAACAATCCAGACAATCATGCTGATGCTCTCAACACACAGTTAAATGCTTTAGAATCAATTGGTTTTCAACAAGTGGATTGCTATTATAAATATGGGATATTCACTATATTTGGTGGTAAAAAGTAAAAATATTATGTATTACTGGTTTCATGGATAATATTCGCCAGAATGTAATTATGTATCATATAAGTGTGACAAGAAGCAAATTAGGAGAAATTTGATGGATAAAATTGGTTTTGTTGGATATGGAAGCATGGGAAGCATGATAATAAACAAGATACTTTCTTCTAACATCATAGCTCCTGAAGACATGGTTGTATCTACTCGTTCCCCTAATAAACTCTCTAAACTGGAAAAAGAATACCCTGAAATTGAAATAGCTCTGGATAACCTATCATTAGCAGAAAAATGTCAAAGGATATTTCTTTTTGTCGGCACAGGAGAAGTAGGGGGTGTGATTGAGGAGATTAAACCAAAAATTTCAGAAGATACACATATAATTTATATTTCAGCTGGTCTGACCATAGAAATCGTTGAATCAAAGTTTAAAGGTAAAATTACTAAAGTGATTCCCAGTTTAACCTCAAAAGTGGGAGAGGGAGTGTCATTGGTCTGTCACAATAAGAAAGTGACAATTGGGGATGTGGATTTTGTCTGGGCTGTTTTTAGGTCATTGGGCTCTGTAAAAACTATTGAAGAAGAAGATTTAGAGGTAGCTACAGATTTAACTAGTTGTGCACCTGCATTCATTGCCCAAATCTTCAAGGAGTTTAGCAGTGCCGCAAGCAATAAAAGTAATTTATCACAAGAAGATGCTGAGGAAATGGTGATAAAAACTCTTTATGGTACTGTTAAACTTATTTGTGAAGGGAATATGGGTTTTGATGAAGTTGTTTCGAGAGTGGCTACTAAAGGTGGCATTACAGAGGAGGGAATCAAAGTTATCCAGAATAGAACACCTGCTCTGTTTGATGAACTTTTTAAAGTAACATCCCAGAAAAATAAGAATTGCAAACAGATTTTAAATAAGGAATGGCTTAATTAATTCACGTAAAATAATAAATTGGATGTAATTTTAATTTTCTTCTAATTTACCATAATATTATAGGGGGATCATATGTTAAGCACTGAAGAGGCAATACGAAAAAGACGCAGCATCAGGAAATTTTCCAGTGAACCAGTTCCAGATGAACAAATAATGGCTTTGATCGAAGCAGCAAGACTAGCCCCATCGGGTTGTAATGCCCAGCCCTGGCGATTTAAAATAGTTAAAGATGAAGAAATCAGAATCAAACTGGCAGAAGCAGCCCATAACCAGTCATTCATAGCCCAAGCTCCGGTGGTTATTGTTTGCTGTGCGGATATTTCAGGCTATATTCAGGGCACCGAATCAGGACTTCAGGATTTGGGCAAAATTGGTGCAATTGAAGACCGAATGATAAATATAATATGCTCAAATTTAAATGAGACCAAAAAAATGGGCATAAATGAATTAGGCCCCCGCATAGCGGCTAATGTAGCAATCGCAGTTGAGCATATGGTTTTAAGGGCACTGGATTTTGGTTTGGGCACTTGCTGGATTCGAGCATTGGAAGAAGAAAAGATCAAAGACATTTTCGGTTGGGATGAGAATATCTATGTGGTGGCCCTGTTACCACTGGGAATTCCTGCTGAAGATCCAGGGCCAAGGAAACGGTTAGAATTAGAAGATTTATTGTTATAAAGTTCTAATTCACTCTTTATTCCAATGTCCTAAGGCGGTTTTGTAAAGTGCGTAGATAATCACCAGGTAGGCGATTGATCTGATGGTCAGTATGAAGATGTTGGAACTGTTGACTCCCAGAATAATGCCCAAATGAGCGATACCGAAAAGACCAAAAGTTATAGCGATATAAAGGGCGATTAAACTTTCTTTTTTATGATATTCCCAATAACCCAAACCAATGATTATAATACAGAATATTAAATTCAGGATAGTTACTGGATCTGCCATATTCTACCTCCTAAGTGAATTATTGCTATCTTTAAAAATGTTAATAAGTCTTTTGGTAAACTAAAAAGATGATGATGAGTAATAAACCATTTATAGTAGAATTAACTTATATATCCCTTAGAACTAAGATAAGATGCCAGTAATCATCAAAGTATAGGATTTGAGAACATGAAGATCATAACCTTGTTTGCAATATTAGTTGTGCTCATGATGGGGGTGGTGTACGGGGTTATGTTTGCAACTGGAGAAGAAAAAGCGGATATGAACGGTCAGATAGTTGGTATATGCCTTGCTGATTCGCAGAATGAGAATAACACTCAGAATTCTATTTTAGTTGAAGGATTGATTACTGGAAACAGTAAAGCCTACAATTTAACCGTTAAAATTAACAAAGACACCGGAATTTTCAAGAAAAATGGAAATAAGCGTGATAATGCAACCTTCAATGATCTGAAAACTGGTGACAAGGTCATGGTCATGTTCACCGGACCATTTGTAGAGTCATACCCTCCCCAGACTACTGCCAAGGAAATTGTTATTGTTCCCTCTTAAAATCCTTTTTATACTGACTAATGTTTTATATAATGAATTTTATTTGATTATAAGGGTCACATAATATTTTTTGGCTAAAAATTTATTTTAGGTTACGAATTGAGGATTTTTAATCTTCTTCAAGGCGTCCTGATGTAAAGGGCAGGTATTCAAGGTTTTGAATATTTCCTCCGTAAGGTTTAAATAGCAACAGTACACAACGTATCTAATGAGCCAAGGTAGCTTAGAGGCGAAGCGGTGGACTGCAGATCCATTACACGGGAGTTCAAATCTCTCCCTTGGCTTTAAATCATTAAAAATACCATATATGAAGTTTATCGTTAGGGGTCATAGTGTAACCTGGCTATCATCTGGGACTCCAGTTGTCTTTGATGAAACGCGCGCTCTGACGTTAGGTATAACCAATCGGATGATGATCGATTGGAGTACTGAGACAAGAGAAATCCTAGGATCTGGGTTCAAATCCCGGTGACCCCATTAGCTTTTTTTTATCTTAATATTCTCTAAAAATTATTTCAGGATGTGTCAGTTTGTCGAAACTCAACAACATCATTGTAATTGAGGGAAGGGGATACGATTCCAATGTCTATGTATTCGAGGATATAATTGTGGACACTGGAACCGGCCAGAACATGGAATACATCTTAAAATCCATAAAAGAAGCCGGCACAGACATCAATGATCTTTCGCTCATTGTGAACACCCACAACCACTACGATCACATTGGGGGAAACCCTTACCTGGACCTGGAAGTGGCCATGCACTCCCGGGATGCCCGTGCACTGGAAGAAGGGGATGAAGATGCTCTTCTGGCCACAATGTTCGGAGAAACCATGGAAAAAATGGTGGTTCAGCGTAAACTGGAAGAGGGAGATAAAATTAATGATTTTGAAGTTATACTAACCCCCGGGCACACTCCCGGTAGTATTTGCCTCTATGATGGGGAAACCCTCATCTCCGGGGATACTGTTTTCTCTGGTGGGGGTTTTGGACGTGTGGATCTTGGTGGGGATATGGGTGATATGAGGAGATCCCTGGAAAGACTGAGTAAACTGGATGTCCAGTACCTGTTACCGGGCCATGGTCCGGCAGTTGAGGATGGTTCCCGGCATATTAGGATGGCCCATGAAATGGTCAATGGTTTCTATTAAGAAACCAGTTGGATATAATCATTTTACCCTTTATTTTTAATCATAAAAAGAAATAATTATTTATTTTTAAGGAATTTAACCCTATTTTTGAGTTTATTTACTAAATTCCATCCTTTCTGGTTTTTAATCCACCTGCACCGTTAACTCGGTGGCACCGTAGTGGTTTCCCACAAAGTCATAGAAGGTCAAATTCCAGCCAGTACTGGTTGCGGTGGCGTTAACTGCCGTGTAAGGAGAAGTCCACCGGAATTTTTCCACTTCAGGGAGAGTGTTGGCATATTTTATGGCCTTTTGTGCCGATTCGTAGCTTCCGTTTTCAATGGTGAGATTGTTCACTTCCCTTATATTGGAGGAAGTGTGTTTCAGGGTGTTATAGTTAAAAACCTGATATTTATCACCGCCATTGCCCTCCACAATGGTCCAGGTGAACATGTCGGGTGTGGGATAGGCCGTTATCTGGGTGTAACCATCACTGAGGGTCTGGCTATTAAGGGCATCCATTTTTTCACCGACCCGGATACCACCAAAGGATACCAGCATTATTAAAAAGGCAGCCAGGGCAATTTTCTTGTACTTGGGGTTTAAGCGCAGGTAAAGGATGACCAACACGGACAGGGCCACGATGGTAGTTACCGGGTCAGTGTAGTAATAAATGTTGGCGGTGAAGCGAGTGAGAGAAAAAGGATAAAATAAAGGTATGCCTCCGGTGGTTAGGAAGTCCAGGAAAAGATGGGTTAACACTCCGAAGTATGCTAATGATACAGTCTTCCAGTTGAATTCCACCTTTATGTCTCTTTTTATCACGTAATTGATTAAACCATATACACTGGGCCGTGAAATCAGGTAAATGAATACCATGGCGGTTACCAGTCCAAAAATAAAGCTGTGGGTTATGCCTCGGTGGGTGAAGATAAACAGTTCTGGGACCAGGAAGCCAATGGCAAAGAGAATTACGTCAAAATCAATGGATATTCCACCAAAACCTCCTGACAATCGGTCTTTAATATCCCGGCTCTTCCAGCTTAGGAGGGTTAAAATGGCAAAGGGCACAACAAAATGGGTAAAGAAATCCATGGTTTATAAACCTTTTAACTTTATCCTTTAATAGCATCCCATAAGCCCTTTAGCAGTACCAGGGCGGGTATGATCTCAATCCTACCAATCCACATGTTGAATATTAGGAATAACTCTGCCAAATCAGGCATGGTAGGGGAAACTATCCCCATGGTAAGTCCCACATTCCCCTGGGCAGAGGCCACTTCAAATAGGGAATCAATACCTCCGTAACCATAACCTATCAGCACTACCCAGCTTACGAAAATAAAAAACAGGTATATGAATGTGTAGCTTCCAGCTTCCCTTATTTCCACGTCACCTACGGGTTTCCCACTGATCTTACGGGGAATAATCGAACCTTGTGGTGATAATATTCGCTTTATTTCCCAGTAAAATCCTTTTACCAGGGTAACGATCCTTATGAGTTTTATGGCTCCAGTGGTGGAACCAGCAGACATACCAATGATCATGGCTCCCAAAATAATTACCTTGGCGTAGTCTGACCATTGAATCATGGTAGTTACTGGTTGAATATTGGATCCAGTACAGCTTAAAGCGGATATAACAAAAAATGCCGAATCAATCGATGTGAATTTGGCATTGACAACAAGAAGAATGTAAAACACGCTGAGTATGATTATCATGGCTTGAAACTGGATATCATGGAATACATCAATGGCTCTTCCCTTTAAAGCCTTGTAATGAACCAGGAAACTGGTTCCTCCAATGATCATCAGGATCATGGTTACAATGTAAATAGCAGTGCTGCCGTAGGCACCGATGTTGTTATTTTTAATGGACATGCCCCCGGTGGAAAGGTTGGTGAAGGTGTTATTTATGGCATCGAACAGGTTCATACCCACGATCACGTAGAGGGCAATCCCAACAATGGTGTATAAGAGGTAGATCCACCATATGGTCTTTACTGTACTGGTTATGCTGGGTTTTATTTTCTCTTCGCGTGCTTCAGATTTGTATAAACGGGATGCTGCAGTTCCGGGGCGTATTAAAACTCCTATGACTACAATGACTACTCCAAGACCTCCCACCCATTGTTCAAGACTCCTTAGAAATAAGATTGATTTGGGCAGAATTTCCACGTTAGTATAAATACTGAGGCCACTACCGCTCCAGGCAGACATACTTTCAAAATAGGCATTTAAAAAATCTACATTGGTTGAATACATTAGACAGAAGCTTCCGATAAGGGCGGCCCATAGCCAGGCCAAGGATGCTATGATCATACCGTGTTTCAACTGTAACCGGTTGTAATCAGCAGGCAACCTTCTCAAAATAGATCCCAAACCAATCGAAAAGGCTCCAAAAGCTAAAAAACCGATATAATCATGTTCACCGTATATAATGGCTATTATTATGGGTATGAGTATCACTGCACCTATACCCTGCATTATGATACCCAGAGGATTGGTTATCAGTAACAAATCCTTCTTCCCAAGATACTTTCTCATATATTCAGAAGATGGTCAATCTAATATATAAATCTCACCAAGGACAGATTGACAATAACTTGTCGTTAAATGTCTTTAAAATTTGAAAAAGACATGGTCCGAATTTTATTAATAAAAAAGGGGATACTGGTGTTAAAAAAATTAATTTCCAAAAACTGGGGTCTGTTTATTTCATTTAAGGCAGTAAGTAGGAGAAAGTTGAACTAGTAACAACGGTTCAAATTCTCCTGATCCTGCTAATTAGTTTTTACTTTTCCTTTTTGCTCATAACTCCCAATTCAGATTCCATGAAGTCTTTAACATCCCGTATACTGTTTAGTAACTGGGCGGGGAAGACTATGGTGGAGTTCTTCTCGGCAGCGATGTTACTGAGGACCTGCATGATTCGCAGCTGTAGAGCCACCGGGTGTTCGGAGATGATGTCTGCTGCTTCACCAAGTTTACCTGCGGCCAGGTATTCTCCTTCGGCCGAGATGATTTTGGCTCTTTTCTCCCTTTCAGCCTCTGCCTGGAGTGCAATAGCCCTTTGCATGCTGTCTGGTAACTTAATATCCTTGATCTCCACGTTAGTAACTTTGATTCCCCATGGTTCGCTGTGGTCGTCGATGATCTCCTGGATCTTCTGGTTGATTTTGGGGGTTTCGGA encodes:
- a CDS encoding ABC transporter permease yields the protein MINLLQSEYKKYKNTYIYSLGLLGMISPVILIAIGTFMVRDDLIAQGIYTWHSFYGRLVAFFVYLIGPLLTSFIAISAVTHEYQSHTMGNILTTPYSRLKIILGKLGYVSLLVMGFYVCVALTNILCAIILGFTITSTELIDHTSYLLLAGVTTLVIVPLALLLTVVFRSFIPPMIISVAGTIPNFAVYHWDKCYLSPWGVPEVIVLKAAGYLNNIDTVYPLTSILVYAGLFITALLIYFHYSDQY
- a CDS encoding winged helix-turn-helix domain-containing protein; translation: MRRMLWYLIAGTRGGVNRAKIINFLNQRPYNVNQLAEMLDVDYKTIRYHIDVLEENEIVTPAGEKYGTMYFLTSKMEDNYPTFLEIWEEVVDK
- a CDS encoding RibD family protein, producing the protein MIPLVILYNAVSLDGKITGFDADVELYYELASKWDVDAVLMGSNTVLAGFGVKVGQTVPESKDAFQPREKDPDDKRPLLVVPDSRGQIRVWSEILKMPYINDVLVLCSRSTPREYLDFLDERYIDYLVVGYQQVDLENALEELNTKFGVKRVRVDSGGVLNGILLRQGLADEIHLLIHPELVGGTTPNSIFQTHDTDEDEEPIKLYLDGMEKIKDDIIYLRYRVLNGMLK
- a CDS encoding transglutaminase family protein, yielding MRSNNANLIQKDDLKEYTLSSQWVDYENPEIQEKARELSLDQDGLELVENIYHFVRDEIDHSMDAGQDMVTFKASEVLKEGHGICFAKSNLLTALLRFAGVPTGFCYQRLVHEDGFLVHGLNAAYIMGKWVRMDARGNYQGIDAQFSMDEEKLAFSIQDEGEKDYPYIYSRPDSRVTDALFHSENVEEAYQNIPTSLTY
- a CDS encoding GNAT family N-acetyltransferase; this encodes MKRMDMMEIKYKKIKDFTEKELQDLFLSVNWDSGNYPDKLKKAIRNSHCVYSAWAYDEDRGQEILVGLINSLSDGVMTVYFHYLLVRPEYQGEGIGKKLVELMLEEYQDMARIAVIAYDREVDFYEKCGFKLGEGKSPMFVTYLKT
- a CDS encoding methyltransferase domain-containing protein, which produces MRDDYVHGYSEREAIRLVDQAKTLSTLMHHDTVYSAGSLVLEAGCGVGAQTITLARNSPQAKITSLDISEPSLNHARALINKEGLSNVDFQIGDIMNLPFEDETFDHVFICFVLEHLPDPVGALLSLKRVLKKGGSITVIEGDHGSCYFYPETEEAVKAWQCLIEVQTGLKCNPLMGREIYPLLTEAGFKNIKVDPRVVYVDSSKPELVDGFIKKTIIAMVEGVKDQAIESGLIDLKTWEKGINDLHQSAKPSGTFFYNFFKGLATK
- a CDS encoding NAD(P)H-dependent oxidoreductase; translation: MEISVILAHPYPESFNHAIYQTVLETLKKNGHQIQAHNLYEEGFNPLLEGSELATGETSDPLVLQHRQEIKKAQGIVIIHPNWWGQPPAILKGWTDRVLRSGVAYQFAEDDDGSGVPEGLLVAEAALVFNTSNTPEERELQVFGDPLERIWKDCVFDFCGIKNYYRKMFRVVASSTFDERRQWLEEVEGTINCYFPED
- a CDS encoding trans-aconitate 2-methyltransferase; amino-acid sequence: MSKFEKSEWAEEGHAKQFLENADIYILERQRLFEILKSFYRYFLRNKINKRPIKLLDLGCGDGALTREILKEDPEIEATLVDGSAEMLKNAKEHLESHPNFIFIEKTFQELLEDESRGNDIIGDGFDFVVSSLAIHHLHTEEKKSLFSYIYGHLNFGGFFLNIETVKAPEDELESWYRVLWGEWIRENQENMDSPANFEYLPEKYKNNPDNHADALNTQLNALESIGFQQVDCYYKYGIFTIFGGKK
- a CDS encoding oxaloacetate decarboxylase, whose amino-acid sequence is MNKSKLLKDLIRDKETLIMPNAFDPISARMIENSGFKAVPCSGYSFSIRAGYSKESEVTLEDNREWTRQIVDAVDVPVMADAEDGYGGPETIPETVSRFMETGVAGMNLEDQVLGKTGPMEIIDTEIMVEKIMLARETAKSEGNPNLVINGRTDALKSTPDREEALNIAIERANAYLGAGATLAFVVYTATLEEVQTITREVKGPVTIAAGMPYNLHNFGIHDLEKCGVARISLPSLLMYASLKGMERALNQVKRDEMEKFMDNGHLYSVEDLGNLLHYE